A region of Pieris rapae chromosome 20, ilPieRapa1.1, whole genome shotgun sequence DNA encodes the following proteins:
- the LOC110996038 gene encoding uncharacterized protein LOC110996038 produces MENGPQVNTQDSKSKKPEKPKKDEKLSTKSIGKMVTDDKEDYKQAIELVTECARLVHIRWLQGQLAKNLIETIHKYRHRQWNMILNECKNKKAVGLWLTPHRGIEIWNIFNSTKKKIYTDQRVLKHFLSIVTFLAWRFYNPKKNDFTPWSKVTAIVKDLIDKDVLYLLKENKSINKTIEDIPWKCSFVKPELDKAEKKFKICFECALPLEENKLLTCNICKMISFCSLECLKENVERANCHPCSNDLKLKHFPSQDSYMY; encoded by the exons ATGGAAAATGGCCCCCAAG tcaATACTCAAGATAGCAAAAGTAAGAAACCTGAAAAGCCGAAAAAGGATGAAAAGCTGTCCACAAAATCTATTGGAAAAATGGTAACAGACGACAAAGAAGATTATAAGCAAGCTATAGAACTCGTAACGGAGTGTGCGAGGCTTGTACATATACGATGGTTGCAAGGACAATTGGCTAAAAACCTTATTGAAACCATACACAA aTACAGACATCGACAATGGAACATGATTTTAAACGaatgtaaaaataagaaagCTGTCGGTCTATGGCTTACGCCACATCGTGGTATAGaaatatggaacatttttaattctactaaaaagaaaatttatactGACCAAAGAGTTTTGAAACATTTTCTAAGTATTGTCACCTTTCTCGCTTGGAGATTCTACAATCCTAAAAAGAATGACTTTACGCCTTGGTCTAAAGTCACAGCTATTGTCAAAGACCTAATAGATAAGGATGTACTCTaccttttaaaagaaaataaatctataaacaaGACAATAGAAGATATTCCATGGAAATGTTCTTTTGTTAAGCCTGAGCTAGATAAAGCG gagaaaaaatttaaaatttgcttcGAGTGTGCATTGCCGTTGGAggagaataaattattaacctgtaatatatgtaaaatgatATCGTTTTGTTCGTTAGAATgcttaaaagaaaatgtagaAAGAGCCAATTGCCATCCCTGTAGCaacgatttaaaattaaaacattttccttCACAAGACTCATACATGTATTGA